A single genomic interval of Xyrauchen texanus isolate HMW12.3.18 chromosome 40, RBS_HiC_50CHRs, whole genome shotgun sequence harbors:
- the LOC127633447 gene encoding casein kinase I, which yields MELRVGNRYRLGRKIGSGSFGDIYLGTDISVGEEVAIKLECVKTKHPQLHIESKIYKMMQGGVGIPTIKWCGAEGDYNVMVMELLGPSLEDLFNFCSRKFSLKTVLLLADQMISRIEYIHSKNFIHRDVKPDNFLMGLGKKGNLVYIIDFGLAKKYRDARTHQHIPYRENKNLTGTARYASINTHLGIEQSRRDDLESLGYVLMYFNLGSLPWQGLKAATKRQKYERISEKKMSTPIEVLCKGYPSEFATYLNFCRSLRFDDKPDYSYLRQLFRNLFHRQGFSYDYVFDWNMLKFGANRTADEAERERRERDDRMRHSRNPAARGIPAASGRPRLTQDSAPPTPLTPTSHTANTSSPRPVTGMERERKVSMRLHRGAPVNVSSSDLTGRQDTSRMSTSQNSIPFDHHGK from the exons ATGGAGCTACGAGTTGGGAACAGATACAGACTGGGCAGAAAAATCGGAAGTGGATCATTTGGAGACATTTATCTGG GCACAGACATTTCAGTTGGAGAGGAAGTGGCCATCAAACTGGAATGTGTGAAAACAAAGCACCCACAGCTTCACATCGAGAGCAAGATTTACAAGATGATGCAGGGTGGAG TTGGCATCCCTACCATTAAATGGTGTGGTGCCGAAggagattataatgtgatggtgATGGAGCTACTGGGTCCCAGCCTGGAGGATCTCTTCAATTTCTGCTCCAGGAAGTTCAGCTTAAAGACTGTCCTGCTGCTGGCTGATCAGATG ATCAGCCGTATAGAGTATATCCACTCCAAGAACTTCATTCACAGAGATGTAAAGCCTGATAACTTTCTGATGGGCCTGGGGAAGAAAGGCAACCTGGTCTACATCATTGACTTCGGACTGGCCAAGAAATACCGTGATGCACGGACGCACCAGCACATTCCCTATAGAGAGAACAAGAACCTGACTGGCACTGCACGCTATGCATCCATCAACACGCACCTTGGCATTG AGCAATCTCGGCGTGATGACCTGGAATCTCTCGGCTATGTGCTGATGTATTTTAACTTGGGCTCACTGCCATGGCAGGGACTGAAGGCCGCCACCAAGAGACAGAAATATGAGCGTATCAGTGAGAAGAAAATGTCCACCCCCATTGAAGTTCTCTGCAAGGGCTATCCAT CTGAATTTGCCACGTACCTCAACTTCTGTCGATCACTGCGATTTGATGACAAGCCGGATTATTCATACTTGAGGCAGCTCTTTAGGAATCTGTTCCACAGACAAGGCTTTTCCTACGACTACGTGTTTGACTGGAACATGCTCAAGTTT GGCGCAAACCGTACAGCAGATGAGGCAGAGCGTGAGAGGAGAGAACGGGATGATCGGATGAGGCATAGCAGGAATCCTGCCGCTCGAGGCATCCCAGCAGCCTCTGGCAGACCCCGCCTTACACAGGACAGCGCTCCACCCACCCCTCTCACGCCCACCTCTCACACAG CAAACACATCCTCACCGAGACCAGTCACTGGTATGGAGCGAGAAAGGAAGGTCAGCATGCGGCTTCATCGTGGTGCCCCAGTAAATGTGTCATCCTCGGACCTGACGGGACGGCAAGACACTTCCCGCATGTCTACATCACAG AATAGCATTCCCTTCGATCACCACGGCAAGTAG
- the LOC127633157 gene encoding LOW QUALITY PROTEIN: complement C1q tumor necrosis factor-related protein 1-like (The sequence of the model RefSeq protein was modified relative to this genomic sequence to represent the inferred CDS: deleted 2 bases in 1 codon; substituted 1 base at 1 genomic stop codon), with protein MTIGEKGDTGKREPNGKSGKSGQTGPIGPHGMKGTKGSIGAPGESCKSYYAAFSVGRKKALHNNDYYQTIIFDTEFVNLYGNFNMFTGKFFCYIPCIYFFNLNVHTWNQKETYMYVMKNEQEMAILYAQSIDRSIMQRQSLMLKLERDDHVWVRLFKGERENAVFSDYFDTXLDFTFNGHFIMDKAEG; from the exons atgaccatag GGGAGAAAGGAGACACTGGTAAGAGGGAACCCAATGGTAAATCAGGCAAATCAGGGCAAACTGGTCCCATAGGTCCCCATGGCATGAAGGGAACCAAGGGCAGTATTGGTGCTCCAGGGGAATCCTGTAAGTCCTACTACGCTGCCTTTTCTGTAGGGCGCAAGAAGGCCCTGCACAATAATGACTACTACCAGACCATAATTTTTGATACTGAGTTTGTCAATCTGTATGGCAACTTTAACATGTTTACAGGCAAGTTCTTCTGTTATATTCCATGCATCTATTTCTTTAACTTAAACGTTCACACCTGGAACCAGAAGGAGACATACATGTATGTGATGAAGAATGAGCAGGAGATGGCCATTTTGTACGCCCAGTCCATCGATCGCTCCATCATGCAGAGACAAAGTCTCATGCTGAAGCTGGAGAGAGATGACCATGTGTGGGTTCGGCTCTTTAAGGGCGAGAGAGAGAACGCTGTTTTCAGCGATTACTTTGACACTTAATTG GACTTCACATTTAATGGTCACTTCATCATGGATAAGGCAGAAGGCTGA